ggggaggaaagggaactaTCAAGGAAACTGACTGGACTTGACTGTGAACATCGGCCAGATTTCCCCAGAGTGTGGCACAAGTCTCCCTGCCCCAAGTGTGGACCCTTCTTCGACCCGTAGCTCCCCTCTGTCCTGACTAGTTGTTTTTTCAACCCGgcacaagttagagttatctgggaagtgGAACCTCAATCGAGAAAATGCCTAAATAAGGTTGGGCTGTAAGCAAATCTATAGGGCATTTACTTaataatgactgatgtgggaggaccctgcccactgtgggcggggccacccctggacaggtggtcctgcgtgctatgagaaagcaggctgggcaagccatgaggagcaagccagtaagcagcacccctccctggcctctgcctcagttcctgcctcagttcctgcctccaggttcctgcctccaggttcctgccctgacttctccgGAAGATGCATTacaagttgtaagatgaaataaccctttcctccccaagctgcttttggtcacgaTGTTTATCGCAGCAACAGAGACATGGCCAAGGGCCCTCTCTCCTCAATCCCTCTCCTCaatccctctctcctcagccaCGCTTCTGTAGAAAGGATACAGGACAATCCCAGCCAGAAGCCAGTAGTCATGTCGTCGGTGCCAGATCTCGTTGAGTTTCCCCGAGGAAATAGCTGCCCTCTCTTCATTTTGCCAAAGGGTGTGTAGCTCTGCAGAGAGACCAGCGGGAGCATCAGAGGTTTGTGACCCGCATCCATCGCAACAGTCACGTACAGATGGAAAGCTGAGTCACGCCAGAGCACTAAAGGCCCCTGAGAACTGTGAACAGGTGACAGAcggagctcagtggttaggagcactggttgctcttccagaggacccgagttcagttcacagcacccacatggtaactcacaaccatctgcaactccaggtaCAGGGGGTCCAGCACCCTCTCTGAGGGTGCTAcctacatgtggtgcacacacatacatgcaggcaaacactcagacataaaataaacctgaaaaaaatGGGGAAGGGTTATGTTAGGTGGTAAGAAATAAAGTTAGTTATGAACAGGCTCACTTAATTAGGATTAAGACAAaagactctgctgtgggatggtctgtatgtcaaattactctgattggtcaataaataaaacactgattggccagtggccaggcaggaagtataggcgggactaacagagaggagaattggaacaggaagacagaaggagagtcactgccagccgccgccatgacaagcagcatgtgaagatgctggtaggccacgagctacatggcaaggtatagatttatggaaatggattaatttaagctataagaacagttagcaagaagcctgccacggccatgcagtttgtaagcagtgtaagtctctgtgtttacttggttgggtctgagcggctgtgggactggcgggtgacaaagatttgtcctgactgtgggcaaggcaggaaaactctagctacaagactCTATTAGGGATGAGTGGGAAGGCCCACAGTCAGCATGCACTATCTCATGGAAGTACTTGGAATTAAATGTAGCAGGAAGCCACGGGCACAATGAGAAAGCCCGAATGGCAGGTAACAGACAACAGCTCGCACCTGTGAAGCCACCGTCGGCAATATTGAACATGAACCTTGGCTTCTCCACCTTCTCCTCACGGCGCCCATTGGACCGTGGCTCATCTCGAGGAGGCCCAAGTCGAAGCTCCCGTTCTGCTTTTACATCCTCTGCTAGGCAAACAGTTAAAGCTCACACCTCAGGACAGCCTCCTACTAGGTGTCAAGACTACTTAATACATAAACCGTGCTGGCTCTTCCAACGGCTACCCACCCAAGGCCCGGGCAGTTGGTTCCCCCAGATTCCACCTCCCCTGGTGCCCTCAGGGACTCGGGTGTCCAGTCCCTTTCACCCATTACCTCTCTTGCCCAAATCCCCTGTCTCCCCCTCTGGTCTCTCCCTGTGTTCCTGTGCATCCAGCGGTTTCTCCTCCCCCCTTTCTCCTGGCGTTGGCTCTGaggctgtggaaagaggcaggaaacagaaggaaagatgTTACTCTCTCCCAACTCCAGACGACAGAGCCCCAAATTCCAGTCCCCGTCAGCACTAGGACAATGACCCACCAGACTTATCTCTGTCTGCCCGGTACCCAGGTTCAGGCTCCACCTCTCCAGGCAGCCCTGGTGCTTCATCCTCTGACAGAATCTTCCTTGGCTCCAGCCGCTCTCCAAGTGACGGGGCTGGGCTGGGAGAGTCAACCTGGCGGAGGACAGTGGAGTCACAATGAGTAAAGTTCCTAGGTACCAAGACCCCTCCAGACCTTCCACCCCAGGCCGTCAGTGAGATCCAGGTGTCCGCAcacctctgtctccatcttttcCCCCATTTTGCTGTTCTTCTCCGGCTTCTCTTCTGGGTTCTCCGTGTCATCCTTCTCGAGAGGTGTCCTTACGCCATCTCCTTTCTCGCTTGGGGCGGGAGTAGCTGTGGGGAAGGCAGAGTGCTATGGTTTGACGCTTCAGTGTTCTCCAAAGGTTCATGTGTTGACATTTAATGTCCAGTGTGAGGTAACAAAACGGTAGAAACTGAATCTAAGTACAGCATTGACAGGTGGGGTTTGGAGGAGATAACCAGGATTAGATAAGGTCAGGgcaaagcccctccccccaactgAATCCTGGCGGCTCTTCAGACTATACATGCATGCTCTCTACATTTCACCATGGGACAGCCTGTGTGACCTCAGGATTCTGCAAGCAAGAAGGTCACCACCCGATGCAGCTGTTGACCTCGAACTTCCAAAACCATGAGCCCAGATTAGCCTACTTCCTATAAAGTTGTCCAGCCTTGGGTGTCTCATTAGAATCACACGAACTGCGGGGAGCAGAGGTTTTCTACCCTGACATCTGACTGCACTTGTCCCCCACCGTCCTGACCCCCAGTTACCAGGTTTAGAGGTGCAAGGGCTGTTGGTGGTAGAAGCCTCGGGCGTGGCGGGGGACGTCTTGGCCGGGGAGGAGGCCCTGGAAGAGCGCTTGGAGTCGGCACTTGGGTCGGGCATTAGCTCTGGCATTGACCAGCGCCCATTGATATGCTCAAACTCCTGCACCTGGGGAAGGAGGTTTGCAGGCCAAGGGTCAGTTCCTGGCACCGGGCACGGAGGAAGCCCTGGTCTCCTCTGTAGCACACCAGCCTGAGCTAGAACTCAGACAGAGGGAGAACAGAGACCAAGCAGCTGGCCAGATGCTGGAGTGAGGAAAGTCTGGTACCTTCTTCTTGACCAGAGACATGACTCCAATGCGGGTCAACACCTGCTGGCGACTCAGGCCCTCCCGGGGGACCCCATCCGCGAAGGTCTCCGAGCCATCTGCCCCCGGCTCACACAGATGGCGCATGAACAAAGACACGTAGGCCCTGGAATGCATGGGGCAGAAGGAAGATTGCAAGGTCTCAGGGGTGGGTCAGGCAGTGAGGGAGGTGCAGAGATCACTACCTCCTCAACTTCAACTCCCCAGCGGCTTCCGAGACTGGGCCCACGGGCCTCCCCCTGGCATCAGCCCCCACACCTAACTCTTCATTGACCTCCCCCTCAGCTCCCCCACGGCAGCCCCTGGGACTTGGCACTTTGTTCCTGGGCCCCATCAGTCAGTTATTCATCCTGTTCACCAGCTCCTCCTGCCAAGTTATCCTGGCCAAGTAAATGTGAGGCCAGACTAGCCTGGGTGAGGCTCCTTCTCAAACACCCCTCCCATGAGGGAAGAGGCCTGGCCCCTTTTCTCTAGGCTCTGTTGAGGGGAAGTGGGGTGGGCTGAGCCCACATCCCAGGAAATCGAGCCTGGACATGTCGTAAGGTAGGGAGGCGGTGATCAGCTGAGTAAGGTCACATCATATGGCGGCCAAGAGGAAGAAAGTCATCCCCAAAGCTCTTAGCCCCTCTTCAGTTCATCCCCAAACCATCCACACTCACTTGAACTCTTTCTCGGTCTTGCCCCTCAGGTCCCGCACTAGCCACTGTGTTGTGAAGGCGTCCTGAGGTGGCATCCCCCAGCGCATCACAGCATTAAGGAATGCCTTCCGTTGTCGGGTGTTGAATCCCAGTACCTGAAGATGGGGCCAAGAGGCGGGGCCACGAATGGTTAGGGGTCTGCAGTCCTTTCTACGGCCGGTGGCCCAGTGCTCAGTTTCAGTCTCCCCCTGACCCCGCCACCACCTTCTCCTCAGAGATCACGCCTGGGGCCCGGGCAGAGTCTCACCTCAATGTTCCCGCCCACTCGGGCCAGCAGTGGAGGCAGCGGCTTGTCCTTTTCATTGCGGAGCTGCCTCTTCGACTGTCGACGACCTGAGGGTAAGGGTGACACTGGTTAGCAGGGTCACCTCCTCTAAGCCCTCAGTCTTCCTTAGCACCCATCCCATAATACAGAAAACTCAGGCTAGCCTGTGGCATGTGTGCCTCAATTTCCTCCAAGTACGTTGTCAGCAATACTACCTAGTAAGGCTAAAAGAAGTCATATTTGGAGATTAATAGCAAATATCTGACAGACAGTCTTACTCATGGGAAAGTAAAATACCGTAACTTTCCTGTCTAGTCTCAGTGTACGTGTGTTCGTACTTTTAGATGAGGTCTGTGTTGACCAGCCCTCCGACTCCTAGACTCAAGCAATCCTGTCTGACCCTCCTAGGAGCTGGACCTGCCGGTGCGCATCACCACGCCTCACTACCTTTCCTGACCTGAGAGCATCTGAGACCACATGGCTATCTATGTGCTCCAAACGtgacagaaaaagaagggaaaaatagTGGGCATAAAGGAAGCTAGGAAGTAAAACtgcaaggctgagacaggaagtcaaGACAAGAGGCCACCTTCAGGACGCTCATCGAagtcctcatcctcctcctctgacCCCACTGAGTATTCTGACTGGTTATCTGTGAGGACAGAGGGTTCAATGGTCAGCGGTAACCATACTGGGGCCCTTCCTTCCCACTTAGATTCTTCATCTTGGACATTTCTCCCCCTCCACCCGGCCTTGGTCCTGCTGGGGACACTGGGTCAGATCCGTGAATAACAGTCATCTATTCCTAGCCATCTTTGGTCTCTGGGGACCTCCTCCTGTACCACTCTGCCTCCTGTCAAAGCTACCCTAAAGACTGAGTGTTCACAAGATCCCTCTGTGGTCCCTAGAGAGTTAAATCCCCGCAAATCCACCTGGCCTTAGAAAAGTTCCCCTTGACCCTTCCCAGTCCCCTGGCCTCCAAAGCTCTCACCGTCACCTCTTCCCGTCCCACCCCTCGGGGCGGTCCTCACCTTGATCCTCCTGAGCCGCATCATTGTAGTTAACTTGCTTTCGAACCCGCTTCCCCTTGCCGAGGTTTCGGGCGAGGTCTTCCTGCTGTTGCTCATAGTGATGCCTCAGCAGCTTCTCCCAGTAGTCGGGGTCCACGTTCTCCTCCTGCTTGATGATCTCTCGCTCGATCTCCTCGATCTGCAAGGCAGCCGAGTGAGGCTGgcagcccccctccccaaacCCCCTCTCCCCCACGAAGGCCCAATCCTGCCCGatgcttcctccctgtctccagGTCTGCGTGCGGTCTCTGGACACTGCACAGTTTCCTAGCACCTCGTCCTTGCAATGTgctggctccttcctctcctccacttcccctcacttcctcccacagACTCTAGTAGTTCTGTGACTACTAGAACTTTCTGTGCCCATGTCTCTCTCCAAAGTGCAGTCTCATCTATCAAAATGAGAGACTGCCTGAGGTCCACTGTTGCTTTTTGCTGGGGGCCAGGGTGGGAGAATGAATCAAAACTAagggagcaggggctggagagatggctcagtggttaagagcactgactgttcttccaaaggtcctgagttcaattcccagcaaccacatggtggctcacaaccacctgtaatgagatctggtgccctcttctggcctggaaggacatatgcaggcagaacactgtttacataataaataaatctttaaaaaaaaaaaaaaaaaaaaaaaaaaaaaaaaaaaaaaacactaagggAGCAGACTTCCACAATTTAGTGAGAGGCACTGCcgctcagagatggccctggagAGACAGGGTGTGGCCGGCCCCAACGCCTCTCACCTTGTCTTCTTCACGCACAACATACTGGGCCACCTTGAAGGAGCTGAGATACTCATTCATGTTCTGCACGTCAGTATCCTCAGTTGCATCCTGGTTTCGGTCCAGCAGTCGAGCGATGGCCTCGTTGTCATAGTGGATCACACTGCtgtcctcctccttattctcccCTGGCAGGGACAGGAACAGAAAGGACTTGAGGCTCCGGCCAGAAGCCCCGGCAGTTTAGGCAGGATGGTGAGATGCTGtactcttcctccttctcactGGGCCCTGAAGAGGACAACTGTTCCCTGGGAGCTCATGCCAagggtcttttgtttggtttcctTAGGTGGCCAACCCTTCTCTCAAGACCACTAGAAAGGAGGTGCTTCTCTCTtcacctttgttttgttttgttccaggTGTGTTTTCCTCAGGGGAGGACAGGACTACCTTCAGGGAGTGGAGGATGCGTCTCACTCACCCTCATTCTCGTCCTTGAACAGCTCCTCGGTGCCGAACTTGAGGATGTCGTCCAGCTCCTGCTTGGACATGGAGCCGGCCTTGGAGCCCAGCCCGGGCCTCACCACCAAGTGTGTCAGCATCATCTTCCGCTTGGCCACCTGCGTGATCCGCTCCTCCACAGACGCTCGCGTCACAAAGCGGTAGATCATTACTTTGTTGGCCTGGCCAATCCGATGGGCTCTGCTGAAGGCCTGCCGgggcagaagagaagggaggtCGGCCGGGGGGTGACAGGAGGAAGCGGGCACACGGTCAGGAAAGCAGGCTGCTGGGGAAAGgccttctcctctcccctaaGACCCCACCTGAGCAGGACAACCTCTTCCATGAACCCATGTCAACTTGCTGAATGTTACAGGGGATTATTCAGGATGCAGGTTCCCACCTGGATGTCATTATGGGGGTTCCAATCAGAATCGAAGATGATGACAGTGTCAGCAGTGGCCAGGTTGATGCCCAGGCCTCCAGCTCGGGTGGACAGGAGGAAGCAGAATTGTTGGGCACCAGGAGCTAGGAGGTGAGAATTAGGAGGTCAAGTTCATCACCAGCTGCTGGAGGCTCTGACTAAAAATCACTATATCCTAGCTCCAAAGTCCAAGTTTCCAACATCCCCTCACCATCCCCCATCCTGAGGATATGACAGAAGTTTCTCGGGCCTTCCATAGCCATAGGGACCAAAGCATTTCATTCTCACCATTAAACCGATCAATGGCCTCCTGCCTAAGGGCGCCAGTGATGCCGCCATCAATGCGTTCGTACTTGTAGCCTTCGTAGTCTAGGAAGTCCTCCAGAAGGTCTAACATTTTGGTCATCTAAAACAAGGGACAGCAAGAGTTCAGAAGGCTACGACACAGCTTGGGCCTGGCTCCTCAAAGTAACACGTAACTGGAACAAATTCCCAAGCCTCCTCCTACTGAAACACACCCACCCTGAGACCCTCAGTGACTCACACCCCAGCCATCACTGTTCCAGTCCCACTCTTGATTAATTTTCTGATAAGGACAGGTTCTCTGAGACCCATGAAAGGGTTTCAGAGAAACCTATAAATACTTTGAAAAGTTCATAAAACTGGTATGTGGTTTTCTCCAAAGTGGAAGAATACCTTTCATCAGAATCCTAAAGGGTCGGTACTTCCTCCCTGCATTCATTCACAAGGCTGACAACCACACTCGTCTTAGAACAAGGATCAGATCAAGGGACGAGCCAGGCAAGCCaggctttttgctttgtttttaaggacaaggactcactgtgtaggcctcgcaggcctggctggcctggaacccgctatgtggaccaggctggattaaaggcgtgcaccaccacacctagccccagacttctttattattgttttatttgtggaTCCAATCATAGCCTCATGCaggctaggcaagggctctaccacggagccatctctagCCACGTGCCCTCTCTTTCTGTCACTCGAATACGGGGTCTCTCTTTGTGTAGACTGGCTTCAGCCTCGGCATCCCAACGTCAGGGATTATTGGCATGTGTCGCCTTGCCTGCCTGAGTCAAGACATGCTTAtgagcaggaggatctcagtctTTCCTGCTAGAGCAGCCCAGGAATGAGGACAGGCATTAAAGTCTGGTTGGCGGACGGCCACAGGACGCGGGTATGAGGCGAGCAGGCGGCTGGGTCACCTGGGAGAAGATGAGTACTCTGTGTCCTTGCTCCTTCAGCTTCCGCAGCATCTTCTGCAGCAGCATGAGCTTCCCTGATGACTTAATGAGTGCCCCACCCTCGTAAGCCCCACTGGGGAGTTTCGGGGACTCCTGAAAAGGGGGGAAAAGAGGGTCAGGGAGCGTACTCCTTCCTTCTGCCGTGACTAGAAAAACCAAAAGCTTAACACGGCTCCCACAGTTCTCACTTCCAAGGGCAGAACCTGGGCCCTGCAAGCTAGTTCCGCCCCTCTGCTCAACACAGACCCTCCCAGAGAACCAGCCACGTGAGCAgccacccaccctcacccacccccacccccgccgccctCTGCTTCCTACCATGGCAGCCACGGGGAAGAGGTATGGGTGGTTACAGCACTTCTTAAGATCCATCATGATGTTAAGCAGCGACACTTGGTTCCCACCGCCTCTCGAGTTCAAGGCCTCAAAATTTCGAGTTAGGATGTACTTGTAGTATTTCCTAAAGACCAGGGTAGGGATGTACAAGggataaagagaaagaaaccacttcttttttctttttttttaaatttttgaaacaaggtttctctgtgtagccctggttctcctggaactcactctgtagaccaggctggcctcaaactcagagacccatctgctcctgcctcccaagtgctgggattaaaggcaggggACACCACTCCTAGCAGCAACCACTTCTGATACAGCACGTGCTCCCAACTCTTGGAAAGTTACTATCACCCACACCCACTCCCAAGTCTAGACAGCCCGTCCTGAGTCTCACTTCTGCATGGGGCTTAGCTCCACTCGGACAATGAGCTCCGTCTTAGCCGGCATGTTCTTAAAGACATCCGCCTTGAGTCTCCGCAGCATGTGTGGCCCCAGTAAATCATGCAGTTTTTTAATCTGGTCCTCTTTGGATATGTCGGCAaactcctccaggaagccctccagGTTGCTAGCAGACACAAAGAGGTAAGAAGACAGACAAGGTGACAGACAGTCCCCTGCCTCCGATCTCAGGCTCCATTTCCTACGTCCGGTGGATCTTAACTAGAACCCTGCCTTTCCTGGCTTTCGGGCGCCACTTACTTAAACCTCTCTGGAGTGAGGAAGTTCAGAAGATGGAAGAGTTCCTCCAGGTTATTCTGCAGTGGGGTGCCCGTCAGCAGCAGCTTATGATCTATCTTGTAGCCATTGAGGACCCTGAAAAACTAGAAATTGAGACAAGGACAGCAGGAGAAAGAGTTATCAGTGGGAAGTGGCTCTCTCACCTCACAGACATTTCCCTCGCCAGATGCTGAACCCCGCACCCTCAGGATGAGAGACCCCAAATCCCTAGTCCCAATCCCCTCCCAGCACGGCCCTTCCTCCACACAGTACAGGAACCCCCCTTCCAGGCTACAACTCCCCCAAAGGATTTGTGTTAAGGATCGAGACAGAGGGGAGTCCACAGCCTCAGTCTGGAATCTCACCCACCTTGGACTGGTTGTTCTTGAGACGGTGAGCTTCATCCACCACGAGACAGGCCCAGCGGATGGAGCCCAGCGCTGCCTGATCGATGGTGATCAGCTCATAGGACGTCAGGAGGACATGGAACTTCACCTGGGCCTCTCTCTGCCAACAAAGCCACTGCGCGTTCAGCTGCCACTCAccacacccccacctcaccccagcccCCGCCCTTCATCGAGAACCAAGTTTGTGTTTCCCTCGGGAAGCCGAACCGCGACAACGGACCACAGCTCTCAGTCCgtctgtccccccctccccccccatgcCCAGTACTGACAGCCTCGTGCATGCTTCCAGGAGGGTCTACGATGGAGCGAGTTCAGAGGCACAGAGATGAGGAGAGGAATCCCTGGTTGGGACAAAGACATGACAGACCCAAGGATCTGGACGCACGACAGGGACTCACCTTCATCTTAAAAGCTTTCTTCCCGCCTTTTATGGCATTATCCTCAAAGGAGAACTCATTCTCTCGAATAATGGCCCGGCTGTCCTTGTCACCCGTGTACGTGACCACATAGAACTTGGGCGCCCACATCTGGAACTCTCGCTCCCAGTTGATGATGGTGGAGAGCGGAGCGCTCACCAGGAAGGGACCTTTGGTGTGGCCCTGGGAGGCAAGGGTGGAATCCCGTCAGGCCTGGCTCAAACACTACACGCGAGTCTGCCTGCTCCGgccttctctcctccacccatcTAGGCTAGCGCTCACGCCCTCGGGGGCCCACAGTCCAGCGCACACCTCCTTGTACAGTGAGTAGAGAAAGACGATGGTTTGGATGGTCTTGCCCAGGCCCATCTCATCGGCCAGAATTGTGTCGGTGCCTTGGGCCCACGAGAAGCGCAGCCAGTTGAGGCCTTCCAGCTGGTACATGTGCAGTGTGcctcctgtggctgtgataaaccgAGGCTGGCTCTCGTACTTCACCGTAGGCTGTGGGGGGACGACACGGAAAGGTTCAAGGGGACAGGGTTCCTTCGGCCCTGTCCTAACACTGCTTCCGAGCTGAACGGCAACATCCTCGGCTACGGCCTGAGTCGAGTTCTACTCTTCAGTCCTCTCtaccccaacccccacctccagcccctaAATCAAACCCAGCAGCACCACTAGGGAGGGAGGGCTAGCTCGGGAAGGAGCCGGGCTGCTACTTCTGGAAGCACTCCAACTCCGACGCCAAATCCCTCGCCCCTCTGCGGGCCAGCCTGAAGGGCAGAGAACAGTGGCTCGCTGGCCGCTCCAGGACTCAGTCCCAAGGCTGTAGGGACAGGGGAAAGAACTTACGTCATTAGTGGGTGAACTGGGAGGCCCGTCTCCCTGtaactccttcttcttcttcttatacTTTCGAGGCTGTGCAGGGTCCTCCCCCATAATTAGCTCACTGAGGAAAGAGTGGGCGTCTGAGCAAGGCCTGGTCCTCCGGAGCCCCCCACTTTTCTAAATCTATTCCagacctgcctcc
This Peromyscus maniculatus bairdii isolate BWxNUB_F1_BW_parent chromosome 8, HU_Pman_BW_mat_3.1, whole genome shotgun sequence DNA region includes the following protein-coding sequences:
- the Chd3 gene encoding chromodomain-helicase-DNA-binding protein 3 isoform X8, producing MASPLRDEEEEEEEMVVSEEEEEEEEEGDEEEEEVEAADEDEEEEDEEGVLGRGPGHDRGRDRHSPPSCHLFPPPPPPPPLPPPPPPPPPPDKDDIRPLPSALGVKKRKRGPKKQKENKPGKPRKRKKLDSEEEFGSERDEYREKSESGGSEYGTGPGRKRRRKHREKKEKKTKRRKRGEGDGGQKQVEQKSSAALLLTWGLEDVEHVFSEEDYHTLTNYKAFSQFMRPLIAKKNPKIPMSKMMTILGAKWREFSANNPFKGSAAAVAAAAAAAAAAVAEQVSAAVSPATPIAPSGPPPALPPPPAPEIQPPPIRRAKTKEGKGPGHKRRNKSPRVPDGRKKLRGKKMAPLKIKLGLLGAKRKKAGSYVFQSDEGPEPEAEESDLDSGSVHSASGRPDGPVRAKKLKRGRPGRKKKKVLGCPAVAGEEEVDGYETDHQDYCEVCQQGGEIILCDTCPRAYHLVCLDPELDRAPEGKWSCPHCEKEGVQWEAKEEEEEYEEEGEEGEKEEEDDHMEYCRVCKDGGELLCCDACISSYHIHCLNPPLPDIPNGEWLCPRCTCPVLKGRVQKILHWRWGEPPVAMPAPQQADGNPDVPPPRPLQGRSEREFFVKWVGLSYWHCSWAKELQLEIFHLVMYRNYQRKNDMDEPPPLDYGSGEDDGKSDKRKVKDPHYAEMEEKYYRFGIKPEWMTVHRIINHSMDKKGNYHYLVKWKDLPYDQSTWEEDEMSIPEYEDHKQSYWRHRELIMGEDPAQPRKYKKKKKELQGDGPPSSPTNDPTVKYESQPRFITATGGTLHMYQLEGLNWLRFSWAQGTDTILADEMGLGKTIQTIVFLYSLYKEGHTKGPFLVSAPLSTIINWEREFQMWAPKFYVVTYTGDKDSRAIIRENEFSFEDNAIKGGKKAFKMKREAQVKFHVLLTSYELITIDQAALGSIRWACLVVDEAHRLKNNQSKFFRVLNGYKIDHKLLLTGTPLQNNLEELFHLLNFLTPERFNNLEGFLEEFADISKEDQIKKLHDLLGPHMLRRLKADVFKNMPAKTELIVRVELSPMQKKYYKYILTRNFEALNSRGGGNQVSLLNIMMDLKKCCNHPYLFPVAAMESPKLPSGAYEGGALIKSSGKLMLLQKMLRKLKEQGHRVLIFSQMTKMLDLLEDFLDYEGYKYERIDGGITGALRQEAIDRFNAPGAQQFCFLLSTRAGGLGINLATADTVIIFDSDWNPHNDIQAFSRAHRIGQANKVMIYRFVTRASVEERITQVAKRKMMLTHLVVRPGLGSKAGSMSKQELDDILKFGTEELFKDENEGENKEEDSSVIHYDNEAIARLLDRNQDATEDTDVQNMNEYLSSFKVAQYVVREEDKIEEIEREIIKQEENVDPDYWEKLLRHHYEQQQEDLARNLGKGKRVRKQVNYNDAAQEDQDNQSEYSVGSEEEDEDFDERPEGRRQSKRQLRNEKDKPLPPLLARVGGNIEVLGFNTRQRKAFLNAVMRWGMPPQDAFTTQWLVRDLRGKTEKEFKAYVSLFMRHLCEPGADGSETFADGVPREGLSRQQVLTRIGVMSLVKKKVQEFEHINGRWSMPELMPDPSADSKRSSRASSPAKTSPATPEASTTNSPCTSKPATPAPSEKGDGVRTPLEKDDTENPEEKPEKNSKMGEKMETEVDSPSPAPSLGERLEPRKILSEDEAPGLPGEVEPEPGYRADRDKSASEPTPGERGEEKPLDAQEHRERPEGETGDLGKRAEDVKAERELRLGPPRDEPRSNGRREEKVEKPRFMFNIADGGFTELHTLWQNEERAAISSGKLNEIWHRRHDYWLLAGIVLHGYARWQDIQNDAQFAIINEPFKTEANKGNFLEMKNKFLARRFKLLEQALVIEEQLRRAAYLNLSQEPAHPAMALHARFAEAECLAESHQHLSKESLAGNKPANAVLHKVLNQLEELLSDMKADVTRLPATLSRIPPIAARLQMSERSILSRLASKGTEPHPTPAFPPGPYATPPGYGAAFSAAPVGALAAAGANYSQMPAGSFITAATNGPPVLVKKEKEMMAALGSDGLDRKEPRAGEVICIDD
- the Chd3 gene encoding chromodomain-helicase-DNA-binding protein 3 isoform X16, coding for MASPLRDEEEEEEEMVVSEEEEEEEEEGDEEEEEVEAADEDEEEEDEEGVLGRGPGHDRGRDRHSPPSCHLFPPPPPPPPLPPPPPPPPPPDKDDIRPLPSALGVKKRKRGPKKQKENKPGKPRKRKKLDSEEEFGSERDEYREKSESGGSEYGTGPGRKRRRKHREKKEKKTKRRKRGEGDGGQKQVEQKSSAALLLTWGLEDVEHVFSEEDYHTLTNYKAFSQFMRPLIAKKNPKIPMSKMMTILGAKWREFSANNPFKGSAAAVAAAAAAAAAAVAEQVSAAVSPATPIAPSGPPPALPPPPAPEIQPPPIRRAKTKEGKGPGHKRRNKSPRVPDGRKKLRGKKMAPLKIKLGLLGAKRKKAGSYVFQSDEGPEPEAEESDLDSGSVHSASGRPDGPVRAKKLKRGRPGRKKKKVLGCPAVAGEEEVDGYETDHQDYCEVCQQGGEIILCDTCPRAYHLVCLDPELDRAPEGKWSCPHCEKEGVQWEAKEEEEEYEEEGEEGEKEEEDDHMEYCRVCKDGGELLCCDACISSYHIHCLNPPLPDIPNGEWLCPRCTCPVLKGRVQKILHWRWGEPPVAMPAPQQADGNPDVPPPRPLQGRSEREFFVKWVGLSYWHCSWAKELQLEIFHLVMYRNYQRKNDMDEPPPLDYGSGEDDGKSDKRKVKDPHYAEMEEKYYRFGIKPEWMTVHRIINHSMDKKGNYHYLVKWKDLPYDQSTWEEDEMSIPEYEDHKQSYWRHRELIMGEDPAQPRKYKKKKKELQGDGPPSSPTNDPTVKYESQPRFITATGGTLHMYQLEGLNWLRFSWAQGTDTILADEMGLGKTIQTIVFLYSLYKEGHTKGPFLVSAPLSTIINWEREFQMWAPKFYVVTYTGDKDSRAIIRENEFSFEDNAIKGGKKAFKMKREAQVKFHVLLTSYELITIDQAALGSIRWACLVVDEAHRLKNNQSKFFRVLNGYKIDHKLLLTGTPLQNNLEELFHLLNFLTPERFNNLEGFLEEFADISKEDQIKKLHDLLGPHMLRRLKADVFKNMPAKTELIVRVELSPMQKKYYKYILTRNFEALNSRGGGNQVSLLNIMMDLKKCCNHPYLFPVAAMESPKLPSGAYEGGALIKSSGKLMLLQKMLRKLKEQGHRVLIFSQMTKMLDLLEDFLDYEGYKYERIDGGITGALRQEAIDRFNAPGAQQFCFLLSTRAGGLGINLATADTVIIFDSDWNPHNDIQAFSRAHRIGQANKVMIYRFVTRASVEERITQVAKRKMMLTHLVVRPGLGSKAGSMSKQELDDILKFGTEELFKDENEGENKEEDSSVIHYDNEAIARLLDRNQDATEDTDVQNMNEYLSSFKVAQYVVREEDKIEEIEREIIKQEENVDPDYWEKLLRHHYEQQQEDLARNLGKGKRVRKQVNYNDAAQEDQGRRQSKRQLRNEKDKPLPPLLARVGGNIEVLGFNTRQRKAFLNAVMRWGMPPQDAFTTQWLVRDLRGKTEKEFKAYVSLFMRHLCEPGADGSETFADGVPREGLSRQQVLTRIGVMSLVKKKVQEFEHINGRWSMPELMPDPSADSKRSSRASSPAKTSPATPEASTTNSPCTSKPATPAPSEKGDGVRTPLEKDDTENPEEKPEKNSKMGEKMETEVDSPSPAPSLGERLEPRKILSEDEAPGLPGEVEPEPGYRADRDKSASEPTPGERGEEKPLDAQEHRERPEGETGDLGKRAEDVKAERELRLGPPRDEPRSNGRREEKVEKPRFMFNIADGGFTELHTLWQNEERAAISSGKLNEIWHRRHDYWLLAGIVLHGYARWQDIQNDAQFAIINEPFKTEANKGNFLEMKNKFLARRFKLLEQALVIEEQLRRAAYLNLSQEPAHPAMALHARFAEAECLAESHQHLSKESLAGNKPANAVLHKVLNQLEELLSDMKADVTRLPATLSRIPPIAARLQMSERSILSRLASKGTEPHPTPAFPPGPYATPPGYGAAFSAAPVGALAAAGANYSQMPAGSFITAATNGPPVLVKKEKEMMAALGSDGLDRKEPRAGEVICIDD